GCTGAGTTGAGCAGCTTGCCTGCTCGTACGAAACTTATACCCGAAGGGTGAAAAGCTGAGTTGAGCAGCTTGCCTGCTCGTACGAAACTTATACCCGAAGGGTGAAAAGCTGAGTTGAGCAGCTTGCCTGCTCGTACCGATTAGCGAGTTTACGAGACATCGAGACTTATACCCGAAGGGTGAAAAGCTGAGTTGAGCAGCTTGCCTGCTCGTACCGATTCGTTAAGTTAAGCAGCGTGCCTGCTTATACGAAACTTATGCCCCTGGGCGAAAGCGAGCCTGCGAGACATCGAGACTTACACCTCTCAAGGGGTACTGAAGTGAGTACCCGAAGGGTGCAATCAATATTTACGGTCATCTCTGCCGGATTGTTCTTTTAGTGATTCACCAGCTGAAAAAGGAGGTTCTATGGGATCTCGGAAATGCAGGGGAAGAATGATTGTTCTTGATACCAATGTTATTCTTCATGACAGTTCCTGTATCAATAAATTCGATGAGCACGACGTTGTGATTCCGATCTCGGTAATCGAGGAGCTTGATCAGTTCAAAAAGGGGAAAAGTTCTCTGAACTTCCATGCAAGAGAGTTTGTCAGGGCTCTGGATGCAATCAGCAGCGACAAGATATTTAATGGAGGGGTTCCGATTGGAGAGGGGTTGGGAAAGATAAGTATCCGTCTCGAACGGCCGATGCACGAAGAATTGGCCGGGAACTTCGGTACCGGCAAAGCAGATCATCAGATATTAAATATCGCCTATCATCTTGCCAAGGAAATAAGCGATAAGGATATCGTCCTGGTCAGCAAGGATGTCAACCTCCGAATGAAAGCCAAAAGCATCGGTATTCTGGCGGAAGATTACAAGAATGATCAGGTCAGGGATGTGGCTGCTTTATATAAAGGATACAGGCTGGAAGAAAACGTAAATGATCAGGTGATAGACCGACTTTACAACGGCACTGCCGATTGTGATGCCGATGAACTGCCCATTGCCAAAGCTCTTTTTCCGAATGAATATCTGATCCTGCGCAGCGGGAAAAAGTCTGCACTTGGGGTGTATAACAAGAAGACCGAGAGGGTCAGAAGGGTTGGCAAGGTTTCTTCCTATGGTATCATCCCAAGGAATGCCGAGCAGATATTTGCCCTGGATGCCCTTTTGAACAAAGATGTGCAACTTATGACAATTACCGGCAAGGCAGGGACCGGCAAAACGCTGCTTGCACTCGCGGCGGCTCTCAGAGAGCGCAGCAATTATCGACAGATATTCATGTCGCGTCCGGTTGTCACTCTCAGCAACAAGGATATAGGGTTTTTACCGGGGGATATTGATGCAAAACTTGATCCGTACATGCAGCCGATGTTTGATAATCTGGGGGTGATGCAGCTTTACGAAGATACTGCAAGCGGCGGCAAAAAGATCCATGAGCTTCTTGAGGAAAAGAAGATCGTTGTAACACCGTTGCAGTATATCAGGGGACGGTCGCTGGTAAAAATTTTTTTTATTGTCGATGAGGCACAGAACCTGACCCCGCATGAAGTCAAAACGATCGTCACCAGAGCCGGAGAGGGAACAAAGGTTGTTTTTACTGGTGACGTTTTCCAGATTGATCATCCATATCTCGACAGTCAGTCGAATGGACTCAGCTACCTGATCGATAAAATGCAGGGGCAGGATTTATACGCGCATGTAAACCTTGAAAAAGGGGAGCGAAGTGAACTTGCGGAACTCGCAAGTATTCTATTGTAGTCTGTACCGAGCCAAAAAAATAATGTGATTCTTTCAATTCCTTAACCGGATCTTTATAAAGCCTCGGTAGAATCCTTTAAAATAATTGAGGGGTTTGTCCATGAACGCTTTATATGAATCCGACCGGCAATCAGCCGGTATCCAGAATTCGGCCCCCGAACTGGATGAGTGTCTTCGCATCCTTGAATGTAACCCGGATGATCTTTCTTCCCTCCCGTATGTCAATAGAGATGTCACCGCCGGCACCGAAAATGAGATGCAGGTTGCGGTGAAGGGTTCGCGAGAAAAAGTGGACCTGCCACGCACAATCCTCGAGTCAACATACTACGCCAACATGAAACGCCGAACCAGGAGCGGGGACACCCCGCGGGCCGGGATTCGCAGCCTCGGAAGATATCTTGATGATCATTCCGAGGAGATCTGGGAAAATAGCTGGGTTCGCTTTCCGCGGTGTCTCTTAAACGAGTACTCACAGACCATCTTGAGAGCGGATCTGCAGGCCGACAAAAATGACCCCCGCAGTTCTCTGCGGGAGGATGCCGCGCGTTTTACCTTGTTTGAAAATGGGGAGCACTGGCTAAGAATCCCGATCAGTTACCTCCTGAAACTTTCTCTTGCCGATATCATCGGCACCGAAGCCGGCGAAGCATTTGAGGTGACCGGCAAGAGGCTTCTTTCTCATTTCCTGAATGACAACACTTCTCCTGAAACGTTTTCCTTTCACGTCGTGCACGGCCCGGAGCGGGGGGGCGTAGGCCAGAATGTCGCCCGGGAAACGGCGAAGCGTTTTCTCATGAGCAGTCTGCTTCTCGACTATGCCAACAAGAAGTTCAAATTGGAAAAAAACGGCCAGAAGGCCTTGCTTTTCTTCTCTCCGCATCCTCCCATCCGCCAGCGGATGTTGAACGAAAACATCTCCGATGCGTTTTATCGGGAGCTCTTCATGAGTCCATGTTTGTCGGGCTGGGATAAAGGGGAGGCCAAGCATGAGTACATGTCTTTATGCCACCAGGTATTAAGCAGGAGTCATTTGAACGCGGTAATGAAGTTGCGTGAAGCCGGGATCATTGCCAATAATCTGGTTGTCTTACCGAATACCTCAAATGTGAGTCTGGCGAATAACGGGACCCATGTGAGTCTCGGCAGCAGGCGC
Above is a window of Pseudomonadota bacterium DNA encoding:
- a CDS encoding PhoH family protein — translated: MGSRKCRGRMIVLDTNVILHDSSCINKFDEHDVVIPISVIEELDQFKKGKSSLNFHAREFVRALDAISSDKIFNGGVPIGEGLGKISIRLERPMHEELAGNFGTGKADHQILNIAYHLAKEISDKDIVLVSKDVNLRMKAKSIGILAEDYKNDQVRDVAALYKGYRLEENVNDQVIDRLYNGTADCDADELPIAKALFPNEYLILRSGKKSALGVYNKKTERVRRVGKVSSYGIIPRNAEQIFALDALLNKDVQLMTITGKAGTGKTLLALAAALRERSNYRQIFMSRPVVTLSNKDIGFLPGDIDAKLDPYMQPMFDNLGVMQLYEDTASGGKKIHELLEEKKIVVTPLQYIRGRSLVKIFFIVDEAQNLTPHEVKTIVTRAGEGTKVVFTGDVFQIDHPYLDSQSNGLSYLIDKMQGQDLYAHVNLEKGERSELAELASILL